In one window of Bifidobacterium sp. WK041_4_12 DNA:
- a CDS encoding sensor histidine kinase: MADFTHILATRPDFTNDDREWLHHLVADWQVISDLTFADLLLLLQTGDGHYVVAEQCRPSTVMSLRSEDVVGNQVPDDLTGELDEAMKLDTPLHSRRVRTLGRFTVCDVYAQVKHKGKTLGLVVRETNMATRESNGRYESESIESGKMLFNMISRGEFPYVDAVINQRHIARVSDGFIIITAEGIVRYASPNATSCFRRLGSVKTMQGRYLSEIGTSLLHKNDPVPESLPLVLSGKAAIDSELAANRSAVSIRSLPLLDEHGRIGAVILCRDVTELRRREQELQTKDATISEIHHRVKNNLQAVSALLRLQARRTKLPEVKAELEEAQRRVQTIAAVHEGLSQTADEIVDFDKVISNLLKLSVDLAISEEQKISITFLGKFGMMPAQDATPLSLVLTELINNAVEHGFEGRKEGHITISVGRGGNSLNVVVEDDGNGYRSESKEGMAKSTGSGLGTQIINTFVTNDFGGSVKWGPRRDGGTRVALSMKLRAAQESQNDRE; this comes from the coding sequence ATGGCAGATTTTACCCACATCCTTGCGACCCGTCCGGACTTTACCAATGACGATAGGGAATGGCTTCATCATCTCGTTGCGGACTGGCAAGTCATATCGGATCTTACCTTTGCCGATCTGCTGTTGCTGCTCCAGACAGGGGATGGGCATTACGTCGTTGCCGAGCAATGCAGACCATCGACCGTAATGTCCCTCAGATCGGAGGACGTTGTCGGCAATCAGGTTCCTGATGATCTCACTGGCGAGCTTGATGAGGCCATGAAGCTCGACACCCCGCTGCATTCTCGGCGAGTGCGTACCCTTGGACGGTTCACGGTCTGCGACGTCTATGCGCAGGTGAAGCATAAGGGTAAGACGCTGGGCCTCGTTGTTCGGGAAACGAATATGGCGACGCGCGAATCGAACGGTCGTTACGAAAGCGAGAGCATCGAATCGGGAAAGATGCTCTTCAACATGATTTCCCGTGGAGAATTCCCCTATGTCGATGCTGTCATCAACCAGCGGCACATTGCCCGTGTCTCTGACGGCTTCATCATCATCACGGCAGAGGGAATCGTGCGCTATGCATCCCCGAATGCTACCAGCTGCTTCAGAAGGCTGGGTTCGGTGAAGACCATGCAGGGTCGCTATCTCAGTGAAATTGGAACCTCGCTGCTTCACAAGAACGATCCTGTTCCTGAGAGCCTGCCCCTGGTGTTGAGCGGGAAGGCTGCCATCGACTCCGAGCTTGCCGCGAACCGTTCAGCCGTATCCATACGCTCGTTGCCGCTTTTGGACGAGCATGGACGTATCGGTGCCGTGATTCTCTGCCGCGATGTCACGGAACTGCGTCGACGTGAACAGGAACTGCAGACGAAGGATGCGACAATCTCCGAAATCCATCATCGCGTCAAGAACAATCTTCAGGCCGTTTCAGCACTTCTACGCCTTCAGGCTCGCCGGACGAAGCTTCCCGAGGTAAAGGCCGAATTGGAAGAGGCACAGCGGCGCGTGCAGACCATAGCGGCCGTACATGAGGGATTGAGCCAGACTGCCGATGAAATCGTCGACTTTGACAAGGTCATTTCGAATCTGCTCAAGCTGAGCGTTGATCTAGCCATATCCGAGGAGCAGAAGATTTCGATAACCTTCCTTGGAAAATTCGGCATGATGCCTGCCCAGGATGCAACCCCGCTGTCTCTGGTGCTGACAGAACTGATCAACAATGCCGTAGAACACGGCTTTGAAGGCCGCAAAGAGGGGCATATCACCATTTCCGTGGGTCGAGGAGGCAACTCCCTGAACGTTGTTGTGGAAGACGACGGCAACGGATATCGCAGCGAATCCAAGGAGGGCATGGCAAAGTCAACGGGTTCAGGCCTTGGCACGCAGATCATCAACACTTTCGTGACCAATGATTTTGGTGGGTCGGTCAAGTGGGGTCCCCGTCGAGATGGAGGCACGCGCGTGGCGCTGTCAATGAAGCTTAGAGCCGCCCAGGAATCCCAAAATGATAGGGAATAG
- a CDS encoding WhiB family transcriptional regulator — protein MSSAFDWRAKAACRDKDPELFFPVGNTGAAYQQIEEAKSVCRTCKVIDACLRCALDTNQDYGVWGGLSEDERRALKRRAMRARRSQAIQMQA, from the coding sequence ATGAGTAGTGCTTTCGACTGGCGAGCCAAAGCCGCTTGCAGAGACAAGGATCCTGAACTATTCTTCCCCGTTGGCAACACCGGTGCTGCGTACCAGCAGATCGAAGAGGCTAAGAGCGTGTGCAGAACCTGCAAGGTCATCGATGCATGTCTGAGATGCGCGCTGGACACCAATCAGGATTATGGCGTTTGGGGCGGCTTGAGCGAGGACGAACGCCGAGCGCTGAAGCGCAGAGCCATGAGAGCAAGACGCTCCCAAGCTATCCAGATGCAGGCGTAA
- a CDS encoding FtsK/SpoIIIE domain-containing protein — translation MAKRSHFQRILALTPVFLPQAIVASIMLVQRQWVAALISFIVTVSYIWMNMTQRVTLEPLGDTSPQEQQHGSARTESGMLNKGPYSKLETDLLSTHLPPCCDLMDIVWTRNDSDDSSHAMVHSTSNETKPVWQTIVHAWLKGAGNNRQRKNIRVPLGMLDESVLFQIDLASQGPHAMMAGTTGSGKSAMLQSWCLALAMRFSPEELNLVLMDFKGGAGLDVLQGLPHTVGCVSDLHLQHAQRALRGLEQELRSRESLVSRHGVSDVMKLAAPPPRLVIVIDEAHALCQQIPEAMQRLSRVASLGRSLGMNLIMCTQNPASQLHTEIKANMAVRICLRVQDPLQSLEMIGEPAAIRISPTMPGMGVFTDGASKMLFRSAYINDCNHVVTHVRYAASFLNHDAPRPLFTRPLPSICNTQQQAEAAGNDLEDDSELQRSQEPSMSARPAISQPLAVVIGLEDDGVRYRVCSMPLSGNVAIVGSPGRGKTTILRNIQHALATRPGVICTFITADCAALPSVTDASRHVWLIDDADELCDPSVMHPLSRPFIQAIRNPEIVVIFAVDSPSHFRLHEYCPTRIIFPSGESGLDIMSGISSGTVKNFAPDDATRVGRAVLIAPGIERIIQCSTSYRC, via the coding sequence ATGGCTAAGCGCTCACACTTCCAACGCATTCTTGCCCTCACGCCGGTGTTCCTTCCACAGGCAATCGTGGCTTCCATTATGCTCGTGCAACGACAATGGGTTGCCGCTCTTATCAGTTTCATTGTCACCGTCTCGTATATCTGGATGAATATGACACAGCGTGTCACCCTTGAACCCTTGGGGGACACTTCCCCACAAGAACAGCAACACGGCTCTGCAAGAACAGAATCAGGGATGTTGAACAAGGGTCCTTACTCCAAGCTCGAAACGGATTTGCTCAGCACACACCTTCCCCCATGCTGCGACCTTATGGACATTGTGTGGACACGGAATGATTCCGACGATTCATCGCATGCCATGGTTCACTCGACTTCCAACGAAACGAAGCCGGTCTGGCAGACGATCGTTCACGCATGGCTCAAGGGTGCTGGCAACAACAGGCAAAGGAAGAACATCCGTGTGCCTTTGGGGATGCTTGACGAGAGCGTGTTGTTCCAGATAGATCTCGCTTCCCAGGGTCCGCACGCCATGATGGCTGGGACCACGGGTTCCGGAAAGTCGGCCATGCTGCAAAGCTGGTGTCTTGCCCTGGCTATGCGCTTCTCGCCAGAGGAACTCAATCTGGTGCTCATGGACTTCAAGGGTGGTGCGGGACTCGACGTGCTGCAAGGGCTGCCCCATACTGTCGGATGTGTCAGCGACCTGCACCTGCAGCATGCGCAGCGTGCGCTGCGAGGCTTGGAACAAGAGCTCCGCAGCCGCGAATCATTGGTCTCACGCCATGGGGTGAGCGATGTCATGAAGCTTGCTGCTCCACCACCCCGGCTAGTAATCGTGATTGACGAGGCACATGCCTTATGCCAGCAGATACCCGAGGCCATGCAACGCTTATCGCGTGTTGCGTCGCTCGGTAGGTCTCTGGGCATGAATCTCATCATGTGCACTCAGAACCCTGCAAGCCAGCTCCACACGGAAATCAAGGCCAATATGGCAGTTCGCATATGTCTGCGCGTTCAGGATCCCTTGCAGTCTCTTGAGATGATAGGCGAACCCGCAGCAATTCGCATCAGTCCGACGATGCCCGGCATGGGCGTGTTCACCGACGGTGCATCCAAGATGCTCTTTAGAAGTGCGTATATCAACGATTGCAACCATGTAGTCACCCATGTCAGATATGCTGCCTCGTTTCTCAACCATGACGCTCCGAGACCCCTCTTCACTCGCCCCTTGCCATCGATCTGCAATACGCAGCAGCAGGCCGAAGCCGCAGGCAATGACTTAGAGGATGACTCAGAGTTGCAACGCTCTCAAGAACCCTCAATGAGTGCAAGACCGGCAATCTCCCAGCCGCTCGCTGTAGTGATTGGGTTGGAAGATGATGGCGTGAGGTATCGCGTCTGCTCAATGCCGTTATCGGGCAACGTCGCAATCGTCGGTTCACCAGGACGAGGCAAGACCACAATATTGCGAAACATCCAGCATGCTCTGGCAACGAGACCGGGTGTCATCTGCACCTTCATCACTGCGGATTGCGCTGCATTGCCCTCGGTCACTGATGCTTCGCGGCATGTATGGCTCATCGATGATGCCGATGAACTCTGTGATCCCAGTGTCATGCATCCTCTGAGCAGACCATTTATCCAGGCAATTCGCAATCCAGAAATAGTCGTGATATTCGCAGTGGACTCCCCCAGCCATTTTCGTCTGCACGAGTATTGTCCCACACGCATCATTTTCCCCTCCGGAGAGTCAGGTCTGGATATCATGTCCGGGATCTCGTCCGGGACTGTGAAGAACTTCGCCCCAGATGATGCGACACGTGTGGGCCGAGCCGTGCTGATTGCGCCGGGAATCGAACGCATAATACAGTGTTCAACATCCTATAGATGCTAA
- a CDS encoding LCP family protein yields the protein MARESEDATSGDTPPSFIPTHHSNKSSQSSSRARGKGSDALPSFAPRRSSSQGSHPTASNVRPYGSTRHSSGSSGSRNASGELDASRNGGGDQRHYQSSSSNISRPQSRSFPARPSGRGGNGGNTRMKFKFRRIIAVLIIVILLLLAVCGIGMWNWVNGQLNKKEMLTSAADTPAQSWLILGSDERDGTPGTGTDEDTPGFRTDTLLVLTKPKSGPSSLISIPRDSLVQNNGTYMKINAVAETGGYPALTGQVENITGQKIDHVALIKFGGLEKVVNALGGVELCYSSTVNDANSGLNWTEGCHVANGATALAFSRMRYSDPEGDFGRAKRQRQVIAAIVKKASSSATTSSPSTIQKVAKASLASIVVDNKTNPYTLLKMALAFKSASGTNGVTGSVYWTDPDYYPGNVGSTVRLDASKNKALFTSLADGTHERGTVGGQD from the coding sequence ATGGCTCGAGAATCTGAAGATGCGACATCCGGCGACACCCCGCCCAGTTTCATTCCGACACACCATTCGAATAAGTCGAGCCAATCGTCTTCGCGCGCACGTGGCAAGGGTTCTGATGCTTTGCCCAGCTTTGCTCCGAGAAGAAGTTCGAGCCAGGGTTCGCACCCTACGGCCTCGAACGTTAGACCGTATGGTTCCACGCGCCATTCGTCCGGCTCATCAGGTTCACGCAATGCTTCGGGCGAACTCGATGCTTCACGCAATGGCGGGGGCGATCAAAGGCACTATCAGTCATCGTCCTCGAACATTAGCCGTCCGCAGTCTCGGTCGTTTCCAGCCAGGCCTTCAGGTCGTGGAGGCAATGGCGGCAATACTCGCATGAAGTTCAAATTCAGACGCATCATCGCAGTCCTGATCATAGTGATCCTGCTGCTTCTCGCAGTCTGTGGCATAGGTATGTGGAATTGGGTCAACGGTCAGCTCAACAAGAAGGAGATGCTCACCTCTGCGGCAGACACTCCAGCCCAGTCGTGGCTCATCCTTGGTTCCGATGAGCGGGACGGCACACCTGGAACAGGCACGGACGAGGATACGCCAGGATTTAGAACAGATACCTTGCTGGTACTCACCAAGCCCAAGAGCGGACCTAGTTCGCTCATTTCAATTCCCCGAGATTCACTGGTGCAGAATAACGGCACATACATGAAGATCAACGCGGTAGCTGAAACTGGGGGCTATCCAGCGTTGACCGGGCAGGTCGAGAACATCACCGGTCAGAAGATCGACCACGTAGCCCTGATCAAGTTTGGTGGCTTGGAAAAGGTCGTGAATGCGCTTGGTGGCGTCGAGCTGTGCTACAGCAGCACCGTCAATGACGCAAACTCTGGTCTCAATTGGACAGAAGGATGTCATGTTGCCAATGGTGCCACAGCCCTGGCTTTCTCAAGAATGCGATACTCTGATCCTGAAGGCGACTTCGGCCGCGCGAAAAGACAGCGTCAGGTGATCGCTGCAATCGTGAAGAAAGCTTCAAGCTCAGCCACCACGAGCAGCCCTTCGACCATCCAGAAGGTCGCCAAGGCTTCGCTGGCCTCGATAGTGGTCGACAACAAGACAAACCCCTATACGCTCCTGAAGATGGCCTTGGCATTCAAATCCGCATCTGGCACGAACGGCGTAACGGGAAGCGTCTATTGGACGGATCCTGACTACTATCCAGGCAACGTCGGTTCGACCGTCCGCCTTGACGCTTCGAAGAACAAGGCGCTCTTCACCTCTCTCGCAGACGGAACCCACGAGCGCGGCACCGTTGGCGGTCAAGACTGA
- a CDS encoding LCP family protein: MVTAPKHGISFVTHHRVLTAVSLAIIAFFAFSATFAAASFLDIDSTVQSHAVPILSPSKGTSTPTTLDQYAGKTLNILILGQDTRSDSQNAAIGGSDGAGDHQSDTAMVMQISADRSYVNLVSIPRDSLVDAPSCKTTTGTIPARYNVMFNSIFAYGYSQGGDVASAANCAMTAVNALTGLDISSFIVADFAGLQDMIDAIGGVSVCIPEDTKDSYTNLSLTRGLQHLNGTQATQYARMRHGTGTDGSDIMRTTRQQYLVKALLATARSKSLFTNASQMYQLAKSALSSLQFSENLATTTGLVGLATSLKNLTTSHIYSQTLPVTSAPSDPNRVIWASTASSVWAKFKESQPLVSSAATESNSSGSSDGSSSDSSSSSDASSSTPSASSSTGASSTPSATVNANTGLITESDGTLIDPETGGTVDPESGAIRDPNTGQYIGMAAKYINFTVCGITAQDWD, translated from the coding sequence ATGGTAACTGCACCCAAGCACGGCATAAGTTTCGTCACTCATCACCGCGTGCTTACAGCCGTTTCCCTGGCCATCATCGCATTCTTCGCCTTCTCAGCCACCTTCGCAGCAGCGAGCTTCCTCGATATCGATAGCACCGTACAATCACACGCCGTCCCTATTCTTTCGCCGAGCAAGGGAACCAGCACGCCCACGACACTCGATCAATACGCCGGCAAGACACTCAATATTCTGATTCTTGGGCAAGATACGCGCTCAGATTCTCAGAATGCTGCCATCGGCGGTAGTGATGGTGCAGGGGATCATCAATCGGATACTGCGATGGTCATGCAGATTTCAGCCGACCGATCCTATGTCAATCTGGTATCGATCCCCCGTGACTCACTCGTTGATGCGCCCAGCTGCAAAACCACGACGGGCACAATCCCAGCGCGGTATAACGTCATGTTCAATTCAATCTTTGCCTATGGCTATTCTCAGGGCGGCGATGTCGCATCGGCCGCAAATTGCGCGATGACCGCCGTCAACGCGCTGACGGGCTTGGATATCTCTTCGTTCATCGTTGCCGACTTCGCCGGCCTGCAAGACATGATCGATGCCATTGGTGGGGTCAGCGTCTGCATTCCTGAAGACACAAAGGACTCCTACACCAATCTCTCCCTGACAAGGGGACTTCAGCATCTGAATGGGACGCAGGCCACGCAGTATGCCCGCATGAGGCATGGCACCGGAACCGACGGTTCGGATATCATGCGCACGACGCGTCAGCAGTATCTCGTCAAAGCATTGCTTGCCACGGCCCGTTCCAAAAGTCTCTTCACCAATGCCTCGCAGATGTATCAACTCGCAAAGTCTGCGTTGAGTTCCTTGCAGTTCAGCGAGAACCTTGCCACCACAACAGGTCTGGTTGGATTGGCAACGAGTTTGAAGAACCTCACCACTTCACATATCTATTCTCAGACTTTGCCTGTCACCAGCGCTCCTTCCGATCCAAACCGTGTGATTTGGGCGAGCACGGCATCCAGCGTATGGGCAAAATTCAAGGAAAGTCAGCCGCTCGTCAGCTCGGCAGCGACTGAGTCCAACTCTTCAGGCAGCTCAGACGGCAGTTCGAGCGATTCCTCCAGCTCTTCGGATGCTTCCAGCTCCACTCCAAGCGCATCATCCTCCACAGGCGCGTCATCGACGCCAAGCGCAACGGTGAATGCAAACACCGGCTTGATCACCGAAAGCGATGGAACGCTGATCGATCCGGAAACGGGAGGCACGGTTGACCCTGAAAGTGGGGCCATTCGCGATCCGAACACGGGTCAATACATCGGTATGGCAGCCAAATACATCAACTTCACGGTATGTGGGATTACTGCGCAAGATTGGGACTGA
- a CDS encoding WhiB family transcriptional regulator gives MLDGIEDDSPSTSANQLWGLFDRSEDLSWQHRALCAQTDPEAFFPEKGGSTREAKRICAQCEVRELCLEWAIAHDERFGIWGGMSERERRRYHKEQQA, from the coding sequence ATGCTAGATGGCATCGAAGACGATTCTCCGTCAACATCGGCGAACCAACTTTGGGGATTGTTCGACCGTAGCGAGGATCTTTCCTGGCAGCACCGTGCCCTATGCGCGCAAACCGATCCGGAGGCGTTCTTCCCTGAAAAAGGTGGATCGACCAGAGAGGCCAAAAGAATCTGTGCACAATGTGAGGTGCGTGAGCTGTGCCTGGAATGGGCCATTGCTCATGATGAGCGTTTCGGCATCTGGGGTGGCATGAGTGAACGCGAGAGACGCCGCTATCACAAGGAACAGCAGGCATGA
- a CDS encoding glycosyltransferase family 2 protein, giving the protein MNSVGLTTPGIQQALAQTMSEHAQSLRSDVAEDVAAVITVEEDLRFFTKTFESVLHQRVLPSCIVIADCSGETSTPLYSSFEVLEPNKQSGESFPRVHTVQVQLVRAKGASSFSHAVSQALSYARLPESVRGLWLLHDDSRPENPHCLDALREAWRNAPKASLIGAKQIDWDEPNLHNVGYYAAKHRLVSLVVDGEPDQEQYDARQDVFAVSLAGALMPLSTFNRFGGMDSWFGTFGESAEISRRICLHAGRVIVVPQAVIAHRRARYEGIRTKNGLATEPHTVHNPYLSVAAARLRYRITDSRMTLWPLLWVWLVLQGIGSFAQRLFRKQPYEAICDLCIPWRLFLIIPGAIAARRRLVHGKTVALSSLNMLVAGRSQLKQWRERNEAFAEQGSVTLLSPLALAHLHRQMRIRLLWMVALLIVTCTAAAASQHVLITGLFQGEGAASGTLLPFDASWSQLWNTATSNWSFGSGLGIFASPTPFAFIIVVANVITFGHANIALLLMIVLAAPLCAISFWALAGTFTRSNIIRFATSLLWAASTWLLGIYSDGSVAMAVTMVFLPASFAFMLRAVGMYRTEMPALPHPSIQSAALASLCFMPVTLSEPQIVLPLIAVFAAFLVMVRSHRTMLLLIPIPSALALAPVLLNAVEFWAAGDWRQLFGDVQIPVASVGSSPKALNALQLIAQSFDMQFMQGQQWWLLQGDVLVIALWASFALLTVFGICALALPFALRLSRMMWILAIAGLLLALVSVRVGIGTDAGTGVAASPSPGLALVILALLSCVCLIAGSAVHQFIELAQRSSIKEISAGSRRRFVSVAKAGRISLALVLFACIAVWGVYGGLLSNSRSSLAPSGSGLPMVARDYLSQKPSHRVLALAALSSNRVDYSLMRTGNGDIIDSSPAARVSQYLGRESTASAAIGQACAELLSNSADDAIASLTNLGIGAIYVPYTGMVNNLSATNASVSSESATDSLISNITASAGVQPVVSNGNGTYFRLIGLDAYKGGISTVGEREALNNPFRMLWLWCLAICLVVYCLVALPRRTRSSQR; this is encoded by the coding sequence ATGAATTCAGTTGGTCTCACGACTCCAGGCATACAGCAGGCACTAGCTCAGACCATGTCCGAACATGCGCAATCTCTTCGTTCGGATGTGGCGGAAGATGTCGCTGCGGTCATCACCGTCGAAGAGGATTTGCGTTTCTTCACGAAAACATTCGAAAGTGTCCTGCATCAGCGAGTGCTTCCCAGCTGCATCGTCATTGCTGACTGCAGTGGAGAAACATCCACGCCCTTATACTCCTCCTTTGAAGTGTTGGAGCCGAATAAGCAATCTGGAGAAAGCTTTCCCCGAGTTCACACAGTTCAGGTTCAGCTGGTTCGTGCAAAGGGTGCAAGCTCGTTCTCTCACGCGGTTTCTCAGGCCCTGAGCTATGCCAGGCTGCCAGAATCCGTTCGTGGTCTGTGGTTGTTGCACGATGATTCGCGACCTGAGAATCCGCACTGTCTGGATGCTCTTCGCGAGGCTTGGCGCAATGCTCCCAAGGCTTCGCTGATTGGAGCCAAGCAGATTGATTGGGACGAGCCCAATCTTCATAACGTTGGATACTATGCCGCCAAGCACCGTCTGGTCAGTCTCGTCGTCGATGGTGAACCTGACCAGGAGCAATATGACGCTCGTCAGGATGTTTTTGCAGTATCTTTGGCTGGTGCGCTGATGCCGCTATCAACCTTCAACCGTTTCGGCGGCATGGACTCATGGTTTGGAACGTTCGGTGAATCCGCTGAAATATCACGTCGTATCTGTCTTCATGCCGGTCGAGTAATCGTCGTTCCCCAGGCAGTCATTGCCCATCGTCGCGCGCGCTATGAAGGCATTCGTACCAAGAATGGGCTTGCCACTGAACCGCATACCGTTCACAACCCGTACCTAAGCGTCGCGGCTGCACGGCTGCGATATCGCATCACCGATAGCCGCATGACTCTATGGCCCTTACTGTGGGTATGGCTTGTGCTGCAGGGGATCGGCTCATTCGCGCAGCGGCTCTTCAGAAAGCAGCCTTACGAGGCGATATGCGACCTGTGCATTCCCTGGCGTCTCTTCCTCATTATTCCTGGTGCAATCGCGGCCAGAAGAAGACTGGTTCATGGCAAGACCGTTGCACTCTCTTCGTTGAACATGCTGGTGGCCGGAAGAAGTCAGCTGAAGCAGTGGAGAGAACGCAATGAAGCTTTTGCCGAACAGGGTAGCGTCACACTGCTCAGCCCTCTGGCTCTGGCACATCTTCACCGGCAAATGCGCATTCGGCTGCTGTGGATGGTTGCCTTGCTGATCGTCACATGCACAGCAGCGGCTGCATCCCAGCACGTACTGATCACTGGTCTGTTCCAAGGTGAAGGAGCGGCATCAGGTACGCTGCTTCCCTTCGATGCAAGCTGGAGTCAGCTATGGAACACTGCAACGAGCAATTGGTCCTTCGGCTCGGGTCTCGGCATCTTTGCTTCGCCAACGCCATTCGCCTTCATCATCGTCGTTGCCAACGTCATCACGTTCGGACATGCCAACATCGCCTTGCTGCTCATGATTGTCCTAGCAGCGCCGCTGTGTGCCATATCATTCTGGGCACTTGCAGGAACATTCACTCGCTCGAACATCATTCGCTTCGCCACATCGCTGCTGTGGGCAGCATCCACCTGGCTTCTTGGCATATACAGCGATGGATCCGTGGCCATGGCCGTCACGATGGTCTTTCTGCCGGCATCCTTCGCATTCATGTTGAGAGCGGTGGGAATGTACCGCACCGAAATGCCTGCCCTGCCTCATCCCTCGATTCAATCCGCGGCTTTGGCTTCGCTGTGCTTCATGCCGGTGACGCTGTCGGAACCGCAGATAGTGCTGCCGCTGATTGCCGTGTTTGCAGCCTTCCTGGTGATGGTCCGTTCGCATCGCACCATGTTGCTGCTTATCCCCATCCCATCGGCATTGGCCTTGGCACCAGTACTCCTCAACGCTGTTGAGTTCTGGGCTGCAGGAGATTGGAGACAGCTCTTCGGTGATGTGCAGATACCGGTTGCCAGCGTCGGCTCTTCACCAAAAGCCCTGAATGCGCTGCAACTCATCGCGCAAAGCTTTGACATGCAGTTCATGCAAGGCCAGCAATGGTGGCTTTTGCAAGGCGATGTGCTGGTTATCGCGCTCTGGGCCAGTTTTGCCCTGCTCACCGTATTTGGTATATGTGCGCTGGCGCTGCCGTTTGCGCTGCGTCTTTCGAGGATGATGTGGATTCTCGCCATTGCCGGGCTTCTCCTGGCTTTGGTATCGGTTCGCGTTGGCATTGGTACGGATGCAGGCACGGGCGTGGCCGCATCACCATCGCCGGGGCTGGCTCTAGTCATTCTGGCACTGCTTTCATGCGTCTGTCTGATAGCGGGATCAGCAGTGCATCAATTCATCGAGCTTGCTCAGCGCTCCAGCATCAAGGAAATCAGTGCAGGTTCAAGGCGTCGTTTCGTCTCTGTCGCCAAGGCGGGTCGTATCTCGCTGGCTCTCGTTCTGTTTGCCTGCATAGCGGTATGGGGCGTCTATGGCGGTCTGCTCAGCAACTCTCGAAGCTCTCTGGCACCGTCGGGCAGTGGTCTGCCGATGGTGGCACGAGATTATCTTTCCCAGAAACCTTCGCATCGCGTGCTTGCCTTGGCTGCGCTGTCTTCGAACAGAGTCGATTATTCCCTGATGCGAACGGGCAACGGCGATATCATCGATAGTTCCCCAGCAGCACGAGTATCGCAATATCTCGGCAGGGAGAGCACAGCGTCGGCGGCCATAGGACAAGCGTGCGCCGAGCTGCTTTCGAATAGTGCGGATGATGCCATTGCATCGCTGACCAATCTCGGCATTGGTGCCATCTATGTGCCCTATACCGGAATGGTCAATAATCTTAGCGCCACGAATGCTTCGGTCAGCAGTGAAAGCGCTACGGATTCATTGATCTCCAACATCACGGCGAGTGCCGGGGTTCAGCCGGTTGTGAGCAACGGCAATGGTACCTATTTCCGTCTGATCGGACTCGATGCATACAAGGGCGGTATCTCCACTGTCGGTGAGCGTGAGGCGCTGAACAATCCGTTCAGAATGCTATGGCTATGGTGTCTGGCAATCTGCCTTGTCGTGTATTGTCTGGTGGCTTTGCCTCGTCGCACGAGAAGCAGCCAGAGGTGA